One segment of Pseudoalteromonas rubra DNA contains the following:
- the gspC gene encoding type II secretion system protein GspC, which translates to MELQLQQLQKLLHNLPHAKLSRLVVYLAVVYIAFLFAKLFWLLWPVPQTQPLPTQSQVYAQNSAAVSSRSILGHNIFGKANEKPVVEAPKPVISDAPETQLNVRLTGIVAVSQNDAAGLAIIESQGRQETYVVQDAVKGTRAKLAQVLPDRVILDVSGRFETLMLDGIEFSRQVASPVQPRRTSAKPNRVSNQTREELKQRRDELLAEPGKLFDYIRISPERRNGQLVGYRLRPGKDPELFKKMGLKNNDLAIAINGFQLTDMKQAMSAMNELRNSTDANITIERDGQTVDVQFSL; encoded by the coding sequence ATGGAATTACAGCTACAACAGTTGCAAAAATTACTACATAACTTACCCCATGCGAAACTTAGCCGCCTGGTGGTGTATTTGGCTGTTGTGTATATCGCATTTCTTTTTGCTAAGTTATTTTGGCTGCTTTGGCCAGTACCGCAGACACAGCCTTTACCTACTCAGTCTCAAGTTTATGCGCAGAATTCGGCCGCGGTTAGCAGTCGCTCTATTCTCGGTCACAACATATTTGGCAAGGCCAATGAAAAACCTGTGGTTGAAGCGCCTAAGCCGGTGATATCTGATGCCCCCGAAACGCAGCTAAATGTGCGCCTAACTGGTATTGTAGCAGTTAGCCAGAATGATGCTGCCGGGCTGGCGATTATTGAGTCCCAGGGGCGCCAGGAAACCTACGTGGTCCAGGATGCCGTTAAGGGTACCCGCGCCAAACTGGCTCAAGTTCTGCCTGATAGGGTGATCCTGGATGTGAGTGGCCGGTTTGAAACTTTGATGTTGGATGGCATTGAGTTCAGCCGCCAGGTTGCTTCACCGGTACAGCCGCGTCGTACTAGCGCAAAGCCAAACAGAGTCAGTAATCAAACCCGTGAAGAGCTTAAGCAGCGCCGAGACGAATTGCTGGCTGAGCCGGGTAAATTGTTTGACTACATTCGTATTTCACCTGAAAGGCGCAATGGCCAACTGGTTGGTTATCGTTTGCGTCCAGGTAAAGACCCTGAACTGTTTAAGAAAATGGGGCTTAAAAATAACGATCTCGCCATTGCTATTAATGGCTTCCAACTCACGGATATGAAACAGGCTATGTCAGCAATGAACGAGCTGAGAAATAGCACTGATGCCAATATCACGATTGAACGTGACGGCCAGACTGTCGATGTGCAATTTAGCCTGTAA
- the gspD gene encoding type II secretion system secretin GspD: MGRKLHLTKIKKGLAKYAALLFAAGLSLSVSAVEYAANFKGTDINEFINIISKNLNKTIIIDPNVRGNINVRSYELMDEALYYQFFLNVLEVYGYAVVEMETGVLKVVRSSDGKKANVPLVGDGNDNNGDVMITRVVEVKNVSVQELGPLIRQFSDQKDGGHVTNFNSANVMMLTGHAASVNRLVNIIKSVDQAGDQRVDIVRLQHATADDVVQVVEKIYKDGGKNQVPEFLIPKIVSDNRTNSVVVSGEVQARTRAIELIKRLDEELENQGNTQVFYLDYAKAEELVKVLQGVSKTLQEEAQGGSKTRTRSSQNETSIEAHEDSNSLVITAQPDTMRSLASVIEKLDVRRAQVLVEAIVVEVQEGDGINFGLQWITEKGGMLQFNNGTTVPVGALAVAAEQARDKTVVRTQAGTEDPTKITEYNETVEGDLGALGSLLGGINGLAMGVVKNDWGAIIQAVSTDTNSNILATPSITTMDNEEASMIVGQEVPIITGSTASENNSNPFQTVDRQEVGVKLKVTPQINDGTAVQLTIEQEVSSVSGATAVDISVNKRAINTTVIADDGGMVILGGLIDEDVQESVSKVPLLGDIPFLGHLFKSTNTTKRKRNLLVFIRPTIVRDSRSMNELSHAKYKFIRGEQTKQREDGIDLMPLQDAPILPQWDDAMVLPPTYEEFLSEQNEKNND; this comes from the coding sequence ATGGGTAGAAAGCTACACCTCACAAAAATCAAAAAAGGGTTAGCTAAGTATGCAGCTCTGTTATTTGCGGCTGGATTGTCCTTGTCTGTTTCTGCGGTTGAGTATGCGGCCAACTTTAAAGGCACTGATATTAACGAGTTCATTAATATCATCAGTAAAAATCTCAACAAAACCATCATTATTGACCCAAATGTACGGGGCAACATTAATGTTCGCAGCTATGAGCTGATGGATGAGGCCCTTTATTATCAGTTTTTCCTTAACGTTCTAGAAGTTTACGGCTATGCCGTCGTTGAAATGGAAACTGGGGTTCTGAAAGTTGTACGCAGCTCGGATGGTAAGAAGGCCAATGTTCCATTGGTCGGCGATGGTAACGACAATAACGGGGATGTGATGATCACCCGAGTTGTAGAAGTTAAAAACGTCAGTGTACAGGAACTGGGACCATTGATCCGTCAGTTCAGTGACCAAAAAGATGGTGGTCACGTGACTAACTTCAACTCAGCTAACGTGATGATGTTGACGGGTCATGCTGCGTCGGTGAATCGCTTGGTTAATATCATTAAGTCGGTTGACCAGGCAGGTGATCAGCGCGTTGACATTGTACGTCTGCAACATGCGACAGCTGACGATGTTGTTCAGGTAGTTGAGAAAATCTATAAAGATGGCGGTAAAAACCAGGTTCCAGAGTTTCTGATCCCTAAAATTGTCTCGGATAACCGAACTAATAGTGTGGTTGTTAGTGGTGAAGTACAAGCGCGTACGCGTGCCATTGAATTGATCAAGCGTCTGGATGAAGAACTGGAGAACCAGGGCAATACGCAGGTGTTTTACCTGGATTATGCCAAGGCAGAAGAGCTGGTTAAAGTGCTTCAAGGGGTGAGCAAAACGCTACAAGAAGAAGCGCAGGGAGGCAGTAAGACCCGCACCCGGAGCAGCCAGAACGAAACCAGTATTGAGGCCCACGAAGATTCAAACTCACTGGTTATTACTGCGCAGCCGGATACCATGCGCTCGTTGGCCAGCGTTATCGAAAAGCTTGATGTTCGTCGAGCTCAGGTATTGGTTGAAGCCATTGTAGTTGAAGTACAGGAAGGTGACGGTATTAACTTTGGTCTGCAATGGATCACTGAAAAAGGCGGTATGCTGCAGTTCAACAATGGTACAACGGTACCAGTTGGTGCATTGGCCGTGGCAGCTGAGCAGGCGCGCGACAAGACGGTCGTTCGTACTCAGGCTGGTACAGAAGATCCGACTAAGATCACTGAATACAACGAAACCGTTGAGGGTGATTTAGGTGCACTGGGTTCTTTGCTGGGCGGTATCAATGGTCTGGCAATGGGCGTAGTGAAAAACGACTGGGGTGCGATCATCCAGGCTGTATCAACCGATACCAACTCAAATATTCTGGCTACGCCATCGATCACTACCATGGACAACGAAGAAGCGTCTATGATTGTCGGTCAGGAAGTCCCTATCATCACAGGCTCAACGGCCAGTGAAAATAACTCTAACCCGTTCCAGACCGTAGACCGTCAGGAAGTGGGTGTTAAATTGAAGGTCACGCCACAAATTAATGATGGTACCGCGGTACAGCTAACCATTGAGCAGGAAGTTTCCAGTGTCAGCGGCGCAACCGCGGTTGATATCTCGGTGAATAAACGTGCTATTAACACAACCGTAATTGCTGATGACGGCGGCATGGTTATCCTGGGTGGTCTGATTGACGAAGATGTTCAGGAAAGTGTATCTAAAGTGCCTCTGTTGGGTGATATTCCATTCTTAGGGCACTTATTTAAGTCAACAAACACAACTAAGCGCAAGCGTAACCTGTTGGTGTTTATTCGTCCGACGATTGTCCGTGACAGCCGCAGTATGAACGAGCTGAGCCATGCTAAATACAAGTTTATCCGTGGTGAGCAGACTAAGCAGCGTGAAGACGGTATTGATCTGATGCCACTGCAGGATGCGCCAATTCTGCCTCAGTGGGATGATGCTATGGTATTACCACCGACGTATGAAGAGTTTCTGAGCGAGCAAAACGAGAAGAACAATGACTGA
- the gspE gene encoding type II secretion system ATPase GspE: MDAEAGSHVRLPFAYARRQSLLLSQQSEGLKVYYKGQPSLDALLEVRRIAQAGFTLEQLDDDKFELLLEASYQRDSSETQQMMEDIGNEVDLFSLAEEMPQTEDLLAADDDAPIIKLINAMLSEAIKEGASDIHIETFEQELVIRFRVDGVLKEVLKPNRKLSSLLVSRIKVMAKLDIAEKRVPQDGRISLRIAGRAVDVRVSTMPSSFGERVVLRLLDKNNARLNLEDLGMTERNRELFAEIIAKPHGIILVTGPTGSGKSTTLYAGMTQINSKDRNILTVEDPIEYEIPGIGQTQVNPKVDMTFARGLRAILRQDPDVVMVGEIRDLETAQIGVQASLTGHLVMSTLHTNTASGAITRMEDMGVEPFLLSSSLLGVLSQRLVRTLCPNCKEAHLADDRECELLGVEKGSQTTIYRAVGCEECNFNGYKGRTGIHELLIVDEHIRELIHNGKGEQSVEKYIRTFSPSIRQDGCARVLKGQTTLEEVMRVTREEG; encoded by the coding sequence ATGGATGCAGAGGCCGGGTCGCATGTGCGCTTGCCCTTTGCTTATGCAAGACGCCAGAGTTTGCTGTTAAGTCAGCAATCAGAAGGTCTGAAAGTTTATTATAAAGGCCAACCTTCGCTGGATGCGTTGCTTGAAGTACGTCGTATTGCTCAGGCTGGATTTACCCTTGAGCAGCTGGATGACGACAAGTTTGAGTTGCTGCTGGAAGCCTCGTATCAGCGAGACAGCTCTGAAACACAGCAGATGATGGAAGACATAGGTAACGAAGTTGACCTATTCTCGCTCGCCGAAGAAATGCCGCAGACTGAAGATCTGCTTGCTGCTGATGACGATGCGCCAATCATCAAACTAATTAACGCCATGCTCAGTGAAGCGATCAAAGAAGGGGCCTCGGATATTCACATCGAGACCTTTGAGCAGGAATTAGTGATCCGTTTCCGGGTCGATGGTGTGCTGAAAGAAGTGCTTAAGCCTAACCGCAAGCTGTCTTCATTGCTGGTATCCCGGATCAAGGTTATGGCTAAACTCGACATCGCTGAAAAGCGGGTCCCACAGGACGGCCGGATTAGTTTACGTATCGCTGGTCGTGCCGTTGATGTGCGGGTTTCGACTATGCCATCCAGTTTTGGTGAGCGTGTAGTACTGCGTCTGTTAGATAAAAACAATGCGCGTCTGAACCTGGAAGATCTGGGTATGACGGAGCGCAACCGTGAACTGTTTGCTGAGATCATTGCCAAACCACACGGTATTATTCTGGTTACCGGTCCGACCGGTTCTGGTAAGAGTACCACCTTGTATGCTGGTATGACGCAGATTAACTCCAAAGATCGCAACATACTGACCGTAGAAGACCCTATTGAATATGAGATCCCCGGAATTGGTCAGACTCAGGTGAACCCCAAAGTGGATATGACCTTTGCCCGTGGTCTGCGCGCGATACTGCGTCAGGATCCAGATGTGGTGATGGTTGGTGAGATCCGGGATCTGGAAACCGCCCAGATAGGCGTTCAGGCGTCACTGACAGGTCACTTGGTGATGTCAACACTACACACCAATACCGCTTCGGGTGCGATTACCCGTATGGAAGACATGGGCGTTGAACCTTTCCTACTATCTTCATCTTTATTGGGTGTCTTGTCACAGCGACTGGTACGAACTTTATGCCCTAACTGTAAAGAAGCACATCTTGCGGATGACCGTGAATGTGAGCTGTTGGGTGTTGAGAAAGGCTCTCAAACCACAATTTATCGTGCTGTGGGTTGTGAAGAGTGTAACTTCAACGGCTATAAAGGTCGAACCGGTATCCATGAACTGTTAATTGTGGACGAGCACATTCGTGAGTTGATCCATAACGGTAAAGGTGAGCAGTCGGTTGAGAAGTACATACGAACGTTCAGCCCCAGCATTCGTCAGGATGGCTGTGCCCGTGTGCTGAAAGGTCAGACGACGCTGGAAGAGGTGATGCGGGTCACCCGTGAGGAAGGCTAA
- the gspF gene encoding type II secretion system inner membrane protein GspF translates to MAAFEYRALDGKGKEKKGILEADTAKQVRQMLREKAMMPLEVAPAAEKEKSASSGGFSLRPSYKPSVSDIALITRQLATLIQSSLPVEAAVMAVAEQCEKPRLKRMLMAVRSKVVEGYTLADGMSEFPHVFDNLYRAMVAAGEKSGHLDQVLNRLADYTEQRQHMRSQITQAMVYPTILVIFAIAIVSVLLGTVVPKILKTFEKSKQVLPWTTEWVMAASNFVQAYWMVSLIAIFGSVFLIKQALKRPKVRFWYDAKLLQLPGIGKISRGINTARFARTLSILSSSSVPLLEGMKISGQVLENEKIKAAVTEAATHVSEGASLRAALAQTKLFPPMMLHMIASGEKSGELEQMLERAANNQDREFESMVSVSLKLLEPAMIASMAVIVLFIVMAILQPIMAMNKAIGL, encoded by the coding sequence ATGGCTGCGTTTGAGTATCGTGCTTTAGACGGCAAAGGAAAAGAGAAAAAAGGCATACTGGAGGCAGATACTGCCAAGCAGGTTCGCCAGATGCTGCGCGAAAAAGCCATGATGCCACTTGAGGTGGCGCCTGCAGCGGAAAAAGAAAAGTCTGCCAGCTCTGGTGGTTTTAGTCTAAGACCTAGCTATAAACCTTCGGTTTCCGATATTGCCCTGATCACCCGCCAGCTAGCGACGTTGATCCAATCCTCTTTGCCAGTAGAAGCTGCCGTAATGGCAGTGGCAGAACAGTGCGAGAAGCCACGTCTCAAACGCATGCTGATGGCCGTTCGTTCTAAAGTTGTTGAAGGTTACACGCTGGCTGATGGTATGTCAGAGTTTCCGCATGTATTTGATAATTTATATCGGGCTATGGTGGCGGCCGGTGAAAAGTCGGGCCATTTGGATCAAGTATTAAATCGCCTGGCAGATTACACCGAACAGCGTCAGCATATGCGCAGCCAGATCACTCAGGCAATGGTTTATCCAACCATTTTGGTGATATTTGCTATTGCTATCGTGTCAGTTCTGCTGGGCACTGTGGTACCAAAAATTCTAAAAACGTTTGAGAAATCTAAACAGGTTCTGCCGTGGACAACAGAATGGGTTATGGCAGCCAGTAATTTTGTGCAGGCCTACTGGATGGTGTCTCTTATCGCTATTTTTGGCAGCGTCTTTTTAATCAAGCAAGCGCTGAAACGGCCCAAGGTGCGTTTTTGGTACGATGCCAAGCTATTACAGCTGCCCGGCATTGGTAAAATCAGTCGCGGCATCAATACCGCGCGCTTTGCCCGTACTCTGAGTATTTTGTCTTCCAGTTCCGTACCTTTGCTGGAAGGGATGAAAATCTCCGGTCAGGTACTGGAAAACGAGAAGATAAAAGCGGCCGTGACAGAAGCGGCAACCCATGTGAGTGAAGGTGCAAGCCTGCGAGCTGCATTGGCACAAACAAAGTTATTTCCGCCCATGATGCTTCATATGATTGCAAGTGGTGAAAAGTCCGGGGAACTGGAGCAGATGCTAGAGCGTGCTGCTAACAACCAGGACAGGGAATTCGAAAGTATGGTCAGCGTTTCGTTAAAACTGCTCGAACCCGCCATGATTGCAAGCATGGCCGTGATCGTGCTGTTTATCGTAATGGCGATCCTACAGCCAATCATGGCGATGAACAAAGCAATTGGTCTGTAG
- the gspG gene encoding type II secretion system major pseudopilin GspG, giving the protein MKKQSGFSLLEVMVVLVIIGMIMSIVAPNIMGQQEEAAKEKAMLDIRQIEDAMKMYKLKNKKYPTTEQGLEALVTQTSIDPVPKRFPEGGFISKLPEDPWGNPYQLVSPGEMGKIDIFSMGPDGEVGTEDDLGNWDNEEDR; this is encoded by the coding sequence GTGAAAAAACAATCTGGATTTTCATTATTAGAAGTAATGGTGGTTTTGGTCATCATTGGAATGATCATGTCTATCGTGGCGCCTAACATCATGGGTCAACAAGAAGAAGCTGCAAAAGAAAAAGCGATGCTGGACATTCGTCAGATTGAAGACGCAATGAAAATGTACAAGCTTAAGAATAAAAAGTACCCAACCACAGAGCAAGGTTTGGAAGCCCTGGTAACACAAACCTCCATTGACCCTGTACCAAAGCGTTTCCCTGAAGGCGGCTTTATTTCAAAGCTACCTGAAGATCCTTGGGGTAATCCGTATCAGCTGGTTAGCCCGGGCGAAATGGGTAAGATCGACATCTTTTCAATGGGGCCTGACGGTGAAGTTGGCACAGAAGATGACCTAGGTAACTGGGACAACGAAGAAGACCGTTAA
- a CDS encoding prepilin-type N-terminal cleavage/methylation domain-containing protein codes for MHTAVNLQSGAHQAHLPKSGRQAGFSLIEILMVLVIIGFSVNLVTYTLSDDMEEELEREALRLHSVINMASEFAILNQIELGFHLDKKKLEFLVFDGEKWTTFEAEELYQAVEYSDEYKIVLTTEDLAWTQDNMLEQANWRELMGSGDEESLLELKKLKIPQVLLLSSGEVSAFQLSLELEENSEPVYFVEGEFMAPVNLRKEPED; via the coding sequence ATGCACACAGCAGTAAACCTTCAATCAGGTGCGCATCAGGCGCACCTACCGAAATCTGGTCGCCAGGCCGGGTTCAGCCTTATCGAAATCCTGATGGTGCTGGTGATTATTGGCTTTTCAGTCAATCTGGTCACGTATACGCTGTCTGACGATATGGAGGAAGAATTGGAGCGTGAAGCGCTCCGACTGCATAGTGTGATCAATATGGCCTCTGAATTTGCCATTCTCAATCAAATTGAGCTGGGCTTTCATCTGGATAAGAAAAAGCTCGAGTTTCTGGTTTTTGATGGTGAAAAATGGACGACTTTTGAGGCCGAAGAACTCTACCAGGCGGTAGAGTATTCCGATGAGTATAAAATTGTACTCACTACGGAAGATTTAGCCTGGACACAAGACAATATGCTAGAGCAGGCCAATTGGCGTGAGTTGATGGGAAGCGGCGATGAAGAGAGTCTGTTGGAACTGAAAAAACTGAAAATTCCTCAGGTCTTGCTATTGTCGTCAGGTGAAGTCAGTGCGTTTCAACTCAGCCTTGAGCTCGAGGAAAACAGTGAGCCCGTGTATTTTGTTGAAGGTGAGTTTATGGCGCCGGTGAATTTACGTAAGGAGCCGGAAGACTAA